From the genome of Vicia villosa cultivar HV-30 ecotype Madison, WI linkage group LG2, Vvil1.0, whole genome shotgun sequence, one region includes:
- the LOC131650135 gene encoding uncharacterized protein LOC131650135, producing MHAVKKKLSRMAHQFCLANWNEDNSPTRDARALSYLIASNSPSSVAFNNPTGLAGNQTMLLNTNPTNNTTSHTTNEDYYHFPMVNPTITNISNYNDNQTSPSHDSSPPRLFGSSLILAPTTRRSTARYINTTRPSSMNSSMAQLGADASNYHQVQSRKTNNNNGISTSFDNSRNNDVVASATITSIGTGNAFLKRSRSSEFVRGESSNQSSQVGGAFRRRTNPPPPSFQHEIVNNNSNNSGFSRGETQVAVTTSPFPRNNNFLSSEVVSSLSSRSPRWEFNSFSNTNNNNNNNINTNLNIFDPTEQRFDDTFNHSTINVQQYVRLLPGGHVDRFLAPSIVHVRSNNFVPRGSQPPSNPSTSSNRLNPPSAPTVVESDQYMEPGTILAGQGNRRRGNNHIFTSTSPELRARRNRLRDEHLRAGGSMRRQDMLTMDYSIVLNVFDSFERINMLHNIVDWPYEALLALEEHIRRVETGLTEEEIHAYIETEIYVSNPNETSTQNKTCTICQEDYVEGEIIGRLDCRHLYHLDFIKQWLLQKNSCPICKRIALDVHEDEDESD from the exons ATGCATGCAGTTAAGAAGAAGTTATCAAGAATGGCTCATCAATTCTGTTTAGCTAATTGGAACGAAGACAACAGCCCAACTCGTGATGCTAGAGCTCTAAGTTATTTGATTGCTTCTAATTCTCCTTCGTCAGTTGCTTTCAACAATCCCACAGGATTGGCTGGTAATCAAACTATGCTTCTTAACACAAACCCAACAAATAATACTACTAGCCACACTACAAATGAGGATTATTATCATTTTCCTATGGTAAATCCAACAATCACCAATATTAGTAACTATAATGATAATCAAACTTCTCCTTCTCATGACTCGTCCCCGCCGAGACTCTTTGGTTCATCTCTCATTTTAGCTCCTACTACCAGAAGAAGTACTGCTCGGTATATAAATACAACACGACCATCATCTATGAATTCAAGTATGGCACAACTTGGAGCAGATGCATCAAATTATCATCAAGTTCAAAgtagaaaaacaaataataataatggtaTTTCTACTTCATTTGATAATAGTAGAAATAACGACGTTGTTGCATCTGCTACTATTACTTCTATTGGTACTGGTAATGCTTTCCTCAAAAGAAGTAGATCATCAGAGTTTGTGAGAGGAGAGAGTTCGAATCAAAGTTCACAAGTTGGTGGAGCCTTCAGAAGACGCACAAATCCTCCTCCTCCTAGTTTTCAACATGAAATTGTAAACAATAATAGCAATAATAGTGGGTTTTCAA GAGGAGAAACTCAGGTTGCAGTTACTACATCACCATTTCCAAGAAATAATAATTTCTTGTCTTCTGAAGTCGTTTCATCTTTATCCTCTCGAAGTCCAAGATGGGAGTTTAATAGTTTTAGTAAtaccaataacaacaacaacaacaacatcaacaccaatTTGAATATATTTGATCCTACTGAACAAAGATTTGATGATACATTCAATCATAGCACCATAaatgttcaacaatatgtaaggCTTTTACCCGGAGGTCACGTGGATCGATTTTTGGCTCCATCTATTGTTCATGTGCGGTCTAATAATTTTGTACCACGAGGATCACAGCCACCTTCTAATCCTTCAACAAGTAGTAACCGTCTAAACCCTCCTTCAGCCCCTACGGTTGTTGAATCTGATCAATACATGGAGCCGGGTACAATACTGGCTGGACAGGGGAACCGTCGTCGTGGTAATAACCACATTTTCACCTCAACTTCTCCTGAACTTAGGGCTCGGAGGAACAGGCTTAGGGATGAG CATCTACGCGCCGGTGGCTCTATGCGAAGACAG GACATGTTGACAATGGATTATTCAATTGTGTTAAATGTGTTTGATTCTTTTGAACGTATCAATATGCTACATAATATAGTTGATTGGCCATATGAG GCACTTTTAGCCCTCGAAGAACACATAAGGAGGGTCGAGACAGGGCTTACTGAAGAAGAGATCCACGCATATATTGAGACAGAAATATATGTGTCAAATCCAAATGAAACCAGTACACAAAATAAAACTTGCACAATCTGTCAG GAAGACTATGTGGAAGGCGAGATCATTGGAAGACTAGATTGCAGACACCTATACCACCTTGATTTCATTAAACAATGGTTGTTGCAAAAGAATAGTTGTCCAATTTGTAAGCGAATAGCTTTAGATGTTcatgaagatgaggatgaaagtgaCTGA